A portion of the Lolium rigidum isolate FL_2022 chromosome 1, APGP_CSIRO_Lrig_0.1, whole genome shotgun sequence genome contains these proteins:
- the LOC124648358 gene encoding uncharacterized protein LOC124648358, with the protein MASLPQPMPYSYYPSTGSVHHAGKAAPDEGRGSFGPMFVVLAVITFLATASCIAGRLCGRRSSSSSRGKSSSADAEKGLGQKHPHPVVAMRPLPSSRATVHDMIDDDVFEIKFAQVKPPEMGRDQRDGTGSGSGRVQALLPPPQLGLPRQYAPPPGFRCGPANVAGVPRQAPHAQYNSVMDMAERE; encoded by the exons ATGGCATCTCTGCCGCAGCCAATGCCATACAGCTACTACCCTTCCACCGGCTCCGTCCACCACGCCGGCAAGGCAGCGCCCGACGAGGGCAGAGGCTCCTTCGGGCCGATGTTCGTGGTGCTCGCGGTCATCACTTTCCTCGCGACCGCCTCATGCATCGCCGGCCGGCTGTGCGGCCGCAGGTCATCCTCGTCGTCCAGGGGCAAGTCTTCCTCTGCAGACGCGGAGAAGGGGTTGGGACAGAAGCATCCGCATCCTGTGGTGGCCATGAGGCCCCTGCCGAGCTCCCGCGCCACGGTCCACGACATGATCGACGATGACGTTTTCGAGATCAAGTTCGCGCAGGTGAAGCCGCCGGAAATGGGACGAGATCAGAGAGACGGcaccggcagcggcagcggcagggtGCAGGCGCTGCTGCCTCCGCCGCAGCTCGGCCTGCCGCGGCAGTACGCGCCGCCACCAGGTTTCAGGTGTGGTCCTGCAAACGTTGCTGGTGTCCCGAGACAGGCGCCGCATGCCCAG TACAACTCGGTCATGGATATGGCTGAACGAGAATAA